The Primulina eburnea isolate SZY01 chromosome 13, ASM2296580v1, whole genome shotgun sequence genome includes a region encoding these proteins:
- the LOC140810686 gene encoding serine/threonine-protein kinase MPS1-like isoform X2: MLQPSGNQPRRLLLPQRETSKKSILKPSTIYAKKGKEEIAQGDRPSSSIPKSIIGVSVAGDNQENASITPPSQWGSSLNTQDENFKPCNFQRDQPGISLMSGSRVAIASSDAESGCIPVADVQKKVHFSSGNNATSCEMEWDAGDQVDSSAAVSEVWRHQNFQSMEMDVVSLKSENGMFSLPSKRTMGVQDQLHKFQNFIQNDLSNAMTQSSVVGSSCATSTLTNPSCAPMISSTTYCSQPHQTSGSNLGSEPSGEAEAQLDVVQPLQSSSKHADGVISHLLSVPSQAISSSSAMSMDVNKSSVMSKELPSISPKECDISKDSFGEENNLTAGNVHDKKSEPLSSKLTSSEANLENSKAQKLEVGANSKAASTTRKKGYDPDLFFKVNGKLYQRLGKIGSGGSSEVHKVISSECRIYALKRIKLKGRDYATAYGFCQEIEYLNRLKGKNNIIQLIDYEVTDKPLLQEVMNGSMNNKDGRVKDEGYIYMVLEYGEIDLAHMLSQKWGELDGSIATMDENWLRFYWKQILLAVNTIHEERILHSDLKPANFLLVKGSLKLIDFGIAKAIMNDTTNIQRDSQVGTLSYMSPEAFLCNETDGNGNVIKCGRPSDIWSLGCILYQMVYGRTPFSEYKTFWAKFKVITDPNHNITYEPLPNPLLLDLMKKCLAWDRNKRWRIPQLFQHPFLVPPVPPQSFSTPDQSCKLLQLISESNLGDEKAPMLCSQLQNMLSNPRSFLAYEESVSRGHVHEILGKISTLFFQLQDQFADSERTSNDR, from the exons ATGCTGCAGCCAAGTGGTAATCAACCAAGGAGACTTTTGCTTCCTCAGCgtgaaacttcaaaaaaatcaattctaaaacCTTCAACTATTTATGCCAAAAAAGGTAAAGAGGAGATTGCACAGGGTGACAGACCAAGTAGCTCCATACCAAAATCTATAATCGGGGTCTCTGTTGCTGGAGACAATCAGGAGAACGCATCAATCACCCCACCTTCTCAATGGGGTTCGTCATTAAATACGCAAGATGAAAACTTTAAACCATGTAATTTTCAGAGAGATCAACCAGGGATTTCTTTAATGTCTGGAAGCAGAGTTGCAATTGCTTCATCAGATGCAGAATCTGGGTGTATTCCAGTGGCTGATGTGCAAAAGAAGGTTCATTTTTCCAGTGGAAATAATGCCACATCTTGCG AAATGGAATGGGATGCTGGGGATCAAGTAGATTCTTCGGCCGCTGTCAGTGAAGTCTGGCGGCATCAAAATTTCCAAAGTATGGAGATGGACGTGGTTAGTTTGAAGTCTGAGAATGGGATGTTTTCTTTGCCATCTAAAAGAACAATGGGTGTTCAGGATCAGCTACACAAATTCCAGAACTTTATACAGAACGATCTGAGTAATGCCATGACACAATCTTCAGTGGTTGGGTCGTCTTGTGCTACCTCAACATTAACAAATCCATCATGTGCCCCAATGATTAGCTCAACAACTTATTGTTCACAACCTCATCAAACAAGTGGTTCAAATTTGGGGTCCGAACCATCAGGAGAAGCTGAAGCACAACTGGATGTGGTGCAACCATTGCAGTCTTCATCCAAGCATGCTGATGGTGTGATATCACATCTATTGTCTGTTCCATCGCAAGCTATCAGCTCTAGTTCtgctatgtcaatggatgttaACAAATCCTCTGTCATGTCTAAGGAGCTGCCGAGCATTTCACCAAAAGAATGTGATATTTCAAAAGATTCTTTTGGTGAAGAGAACAATTTAACCGCAGGAAATGTACATGATAAAAAATCTGAGCCACTGTCATCTAAATTAACTTCATCAGAAGCAAATTTGGAAAATTCAAAAGCGCAGAAACTTGAAGTAGGTGCAAATAGTAAAGCAGCGTCAACAACTCGGAAAAAGGGTTACGATCCTGACTTATTCTTCAAAGTTAATGGGAAGCTCTATCAAAGACTTGGAAAAATAGGTAGTGGAGGAAGCAGCGAGGTTCACAAGGTCATATCATCTGAATGCAGAATCTATGCTTTAAAAAGGATAAAACTTAAAGGTCGTGACTATGCGACAGCATATGGATTTTGTCAAGAAATTGAATATCTGAATAGATTGAAGGGGAAGAACAATATTATTCAACTCATTGACTACGAG GTGACAGATAAACCCTTACTTCAGGAGGTAATGAATGGTTCCATGAATAATAAGGATGGCAGGGTCAAGGATGAAGGGTACATATATATGGTACTTGAATACGGGGAAATTGATTTGGCACATATGCTTTCTCAGAAATGGGGAGAGCTAGATGGTTCTATTGCTACCATGGATGAGAACTGGTTGCGATTTTATTGGAAG CAAATACTTCTTGCAGTAAACACCATACATGAGGAACGTATTTTGCATTCAGATCTGAAGCCAGCTAATTTTCTTCTGGTGAAAGGTTCACTGAAGCTGATTGATTTTGGAATTGCCAAGGCTATAATGAATGATACAACAAATATTCAACGGGACTCGCAG GTTGGCACCCTGAGTTACATGTCTCCTGAAGCATTTTTGTGTAATGAGACAGATGGAAATGGAAACGTTATAAAATGTGGTCGTCCATCAGATATCTGGTCTTTAGGTTGTATCCTTTACCAAATGGTTTATGGACGAACTCCCTTTTCAGAGTACAAAACTTTCTGGGCAAAATTCAAAGTCATAACAGATCCAAACCACAATATCACATATGAACCTTTGCCTAACCCATTGCTTCTTGATCTTATGAAAAAATGCCTAGCCTGGGATAGGAACAAAAGATGGCGCATCCCCCAACTATTCCAACACCCGTTCCTTGTTCCTCCCGTTCCACCTCAATCATTCAGCACTCCCGATCAGAGTTGTAAATTGCTTCAACTAATAAGTGAATCGAATTTGGGTGATGAAAAGGCACCGATGCTATGTTCTCAACTCCAAAACATGCTAAGCAACCCCAGATCATTTCTAGCATACGAGGAATCTGTTTCAAGAGGCCATGTACACGAAATACTTGGTAAAATTTCAACGCTTTTCTTTCAGCTCCAGGATCAGTTTGCGGATTCGGAGAGAACCTCAAATGACAGATGA
- the LOC140810686 gene encoding serine/threonine-protein kinase MPS1-like isoform X1, with the protein MEGEPDLAPPPDDSNFFKPKPGHPISVHPVSINLSRSFNTISTCTSTTSDSASYPQDLVRQVQAAFKRHHSLGMLQPSGNQPRRLLLPQRETSKKSILKPSTIYAKKGKEEIAQGDRPSSSIPKSIIGVSVAGDNQENASITPPSQWGSSLNTQDENFKPCNFQRDQPGISLMSGSRVAIASSDAESGCIPVADVQKKVHFSSGNNATSCEMEWDAGDQVDSSAAVSEVWRHQNFQSMEMDVVSLKSENGMFSLPSKRTMGVQDQLHKFQNFIQNDLSNAMTQSSVVGSSCATSTLTNPSCAPMISSTTYCSQPHQTSGSNLGSEPSGEAEAQLDVVQPLQSSSKHADGVISHLLSVPSQAISSSSAMSMDVNKSSVMSKELPSISPKECDISKDSFGEENNLTAGNVHDKKSEPLSSKLTSSEANLENSKAQKLEVGANSKAASTTRKKGYDPDLFFKVNGKLYQRLGKIGSGGSSEVHKVISSECRIYALKRIKLKGRDYATAYGFCQEIEYLNRLKGKNNIIQLIDYEVTDKPLLQEVMNGSMNNKDGRVKDEGYIYMVLEYGEIDLAHMLSQKWGELDGSIATMDENWLRFYWKQILLAVNTIHEERILHSDLKPANFLLVKGSLKLIDFGIAKAIMNDTTNIQRDSQVGTLSYMSPEAFLCNETDGNGNVIKCGRPSDIWSLGCILYQMVYGRTPFSEYKTFWAKFKVITDPNHNITYEPLPNPLLLDLMKKCLAWDRNKRWRIPQLFQHPFLVPPVPPQSFSTPDQSCKLLQLISESNLGDEKAPMLCSQLQNMLSNPRSFLAYEESVSRGHVHEILGKISTLFFQLQDQFADSERTSNDR; encoded by the exons GAATGCTGCAGCCAAGTGGTAATCAACCAAGGAGACTTTTGCTTCCTCAGCgtgaaacttcaaaaaaatcaattctaaaacCTTCAACTATTTATGCCAAAAAAGGTAAAGAGGAGATTGCACAGGGTGACAGACCAAGTAGCTCCATACCAAAATCTATAATCGGGGTCTCTGTTGCTGGAGACAATCAGGAGAACGCATCAATCACCCCACCTTCTCAATGGGGTTCGTCATTAAATACGCAAGATGAAAACTTTAAACCATGTAATTTTCAGAGAGATCAACCAGGGATTTCTTTAATGTCTGGAAGCAGAGTTGCAATTGCTTCATCAGATGCAGAATCTGGGTGTATTCCAGTGGCTGATGTGCAAAAGAAGGTTCATTTTTCCAGTGGAAATAATGCCACATCTTGCG AAATGGAATGGGATGCTGGGGATCAAGTAGATTCTTCGGCCGCTGTCAGTGAAGTCTGGCGGCATCAAAATTTCCAAAGTATGGAGATGGACGTGGTTAGTTTGAAGTCTGAGAATGGGATGTTTTCTTTGCCATCTAAAAGAACAATGGGTGTTCAGGATCAGCTACACAAATTCCAGAACTTTATACAGAACGATCTGAGTAATGCCATGACACAATCTTCAGTGGTTGGGTCGTCTTGTGCTACCTCAACATTAACAAATCCATCATGTGCCCCAATGATTAGCTCAACAACTTATTGTTCACAACCTCATCAAACAAGTGGTTCAAATTTGGGGTCCGAACCATCAGGAGAAGCTGAAGCACAACTGGATGTGGTGCAACCATTGCAGTCTTCATCCAAGCATGCTGATGGTGTGATATCACATCTATTGTCTGTTCCATCGCAAGCTATCAGCTCTAGTTCtgctatgtcaatggatgttaACAAATCCTCTGTCATGTCTAAGGAGCTGCCGAGCATTTCACCAAAAGAATGTGATATTTCAAAAGATTCTTTTGGTGAAGAGAACAATTTAACCGCAGGAAATGTACATGATAAAAAATCTGAGCCACTGTCATCTAAATTAACTTCATCAGAAGCAAATTTGGAAAATTCAAAAGCGCAGAAACTTGAAGTAGGTGCAAATAGTAAAGCAGCGTCAACAACTCGGAAAAAGGGTTACGATCCTGACTTATTCTTCAAAGTTAATGGGAAGCTCTATCAAAGACTTGGAAAAATAGGTAGTGGAGGAAGCAGCGAGGTTCACAAGGTCATATCATCTGAATGCAGAATCTATGCTTTAAAAAGGATAAAACTTAAAGGTCGTGACTATGCGACAGCATATGGATTTTGTCAAGAAATTGAATATCTGAATAGATTGAAGGGGAAGAACAATATTATTCAACTCATTGACTACGAG GTGACAGATAAACCCTTACTTCAGGAGGTAATGAATGGTTCCATGAATAATAAGGATGGCAGGGTCAAGGATGAAGGGTACATATATATGGTACTTGAATACGGGGAAATTGATTTGGCACATATGCTTTCTCAGAAATGGGGAGAGCTAGATGGTTCTATTGCTACCATGGATGAGAACTGGTTGCGATTTTATTGGAAG CAAATACTTCTTGCAGTAAACACCATACATGAGGAACGTATTTTGCATTCAGATCTGAAGCCAGCTAATTTTCTTCTGGTGAAAGGTTCACTGAAGCTGATTGATTTTGGAATTGCCAAGGCTATAATGAATGATACAACAAATATTCAACGGGACTCGCAG GTTGGCACCCTGAGTTACATGTCTCCTGAAGCATTTTTGTGTAATGAGACAGATGGAAATGGAAACGTTATAAAATGTGGTCGTCCATCAGATATCTGGTCTTTAGGTTGTATCCTTTACCAAATGGTTTATGGACGAACTCCCTTTTCAGAGTACAAAACTTTCTGGGCAAAATTCAAAGTCATAACAGATCCAAACCACAATATCACATATGAACCTTTGCCTAACCCATTGCTTCTTGATCTTATGAAAAAATGCCTAGCCTGGGATAGGAACAAAAGATGGCGCATCCCCCAACTATTCCAACACCCGTTCCTTGTTCCTCCCGTTCCACCTCAATCATTCAGCACTCCCGATCAGAGTTGTAAATTGCTTCAACTAATAAGTGAATCGAATTTGGGTGATGAAAAGGCACCGATGCTATGTTCTCAACTCCAAAACATGCTAAGCAACCCCAGATCATTTCTAGCATACGAGGAATCTGTTTCAAGAGGCCATGTACACGAAATACTTGGTAAAATTTCAACGCTTTTCTTTCAGCTCCAGGATCAGTTTGCGGATTCGGAGAGAACCTCAAATGACAGATGA
- the LOC140809743 gene encoding oxysterol-binding protein-related protein 1C-like, which produces MRPFCCITSTPISNPNMPSSPSTPPPFDPLTKSQQYPAILRISSTCGSGLDHSSGGAPNGKNILHAHSRDVKMNDIVGNGISGVLYKWVNYGKGWRPRWFVLQDEVLSYYKIHGPDKIVVNQDTEKGLKVIGEESIKRISRHDHHYKNGTSGSSANIREPVGEVHLKVSSIRESRSDDKRFSIFTGTKRLFMRAESREDRMVWVEALQAVKDMFPRMSNSELVAPVEDVPIPTDKLRQRLLEERLSEAAIQESEQIMKNEFAALQNQLIMLKQKHWLCIDTLRHLEREKVDLENTVVDESQRQLKEVRASSRSRQDKCSESASESEDENEIVDAAEEDTDEEDNTFFDTRDFLSSSSFKSSGSDFRTSSFSSDDNELYAFEAEDNIDPATKSAGTNFPYIRRRKKLPDPIEKERGVSLWSMIKDNIGKDLTKVCLPVYFNEPLSSLQKCFEDLEYSYLLDQAYEWGKQGNSFMRILNVAAFAVSGYASTDGRNCKPFNPLLGETYEADYPDKGLRFFSEKVSHHPMIVACHCEGTGWRFHGDSNLKSKFWGRSIQLDPVGVLTLEFDDGEVFQWSKVTTSIYNLILGKLYCDHYGTMRIQGNCDYSCKLKFKEQSIIDRNPHQVQGIIQEKNGKTVASVFGKWNESLHYVNGDFTSKGKSHEPHSEAHLLWKRSNPPKFPTRYSLTRFAIVLNELTLGLKEKLPPTDSRLRPDQRCLENGEYEMANAEKLRLEQRQRQAWKMQERGWKARWFAKDRESDTYRYVGGYWEAKEQGNWESCPDIFGQIPADQSLDFE; this is translated from the exons ATGCGTCCATTCTGCTGTATCACATCGACACCAATCAGCAATCCTAACATGCCCTCTTCCCCGTCCACACCGCCACCTTTTGATCCGCTGACTAAAAGTCAGCAATATCCCGCTATCTTGAGGATATCGTCAACCTGTGGTTCCGGGCTGGATCACAGTTCTGGTGGTGCTCCGAATGGCAAAAATATTCTCCACGCCCACAGCCGtgacgtgaagatgaacgataTAGTTGGCAATGGGATTTCTGGAGTATTGTACAAATGGGTAAATTATGGAAAAGGGTGGAGGCCTCGTTGGTTTGTTTTGCAGGATGAAGTTTTGAGCTATTATAAGATTCACGGCCCTGATAAAATTGTTGTCAATCAAGATACTGAGAAAGGATTGAAAGTGATTGGCGAAGAATCGATTAAAAGGATTTCCAGGCACGATCATCACTATAAGAACGGGACTAGTGGGTCTTCTGCAAATATCCGGGAGCCCGTTGGGGAAGTTCATTTGAAG GTCTCTTCTATTCGAGAGAGCCGGTCTGATGATAAGAGATTTTCCATTTTCACGGGAACAAAGAGGCTTTTTATGAGGGCAGAGAGCAGAGAAGATCGAATGGTATGGGTGGAAGCATTGCAGGCTGTGAAGGACATGTTTCCGAGAATGTCCAACAGTGAGTTAGTGGCTCCTGTGGAAGATGTCCCCATCCCGACAGATAAGTTGAGGCAAAGATTGTTGGAAGAACGCCTGAGTGAAGCTGCCATTCAGGAGAGCGAGCAGATCATGAAAAATGAGTTTGCGGCTCTGCAGAATCAATTGATAATGTTGAAGCAGAAGCATTGGCTCTGCATAGACACACTGCGACATTTAGAG AGAGAAAAGGTGGATTTGGAGAACACAGTTGTTGATGAGAGCCAAAGACAACTAAAAGAAGTTAGAGCATCCTCTAGATCAAGGCAAGATAAGTGCAGTG AAAGTGCAAGTGAATCTGAAGACGAAAATGAAATAGTAGATGCAGCAGAAGAAGATACTGATGAAGAAGATAATACATTCTTTGACACCAGAGATTTTCTTTCATCTAGCTCTTTCAAAAGCAGTGGTTCCGACTTTAGGACATCATCTTTTTCATCTGATGACAATGAACTATATGCTTTTGAAGCCGAGGATAACATCGATCCTGCCACTAAATCTGCTGGGACCAACTTTCCTTATATTAGACGTCGAAAGAAATTGCCAGACCCTATTGAGAAAGAGAGAGGAGTGAGTTTATGGTCAATGATAAAGGATAACATCGGGAAGGACCTTACAAAAGTGTGTCTTCCGGTCTACTTCAATGAGCCTCTCTCTTCTCTGCAGAAATGTTTCGAGGATTTGGAATATTCATATCTTCTTGACCAGGCTTATGAATGGGGAAAGCAG GGCAACAGTTTTATGAGGATTCTAAATGTAGCTGCATTTGCCGTGTCTGGATATGCTTCTACAGATGGAAGAAATTGCAAACCATTTAATCCATTGTTGGGGGAGACTTATGAGGCTGATTATCCGGATAAAGGTCTCCGGTTTTTCTCAGAAAAG GTGAGTCACCACCCAATGATCGTAGCTTGCCATTGCGAGGGTACAGGGTGGAGGTTTCACGGTGATAGCAATCTGAAAAGCAAATTTTGGGGTCGGTCCATTCAGCTTGATCCAGTCGGTGTTCTAACTTTAGAATTTGATGATGGAGAAGTTTTCCAGTGGAGTAAG GTAACAACGTCTATATACAATCTCATTTTGGGGAAATTATACTGTGATCACTATGGTACGATGCGGATACAAGGAAATTGTGATTACTCCTGTAAATTGAAATTCAAGGAGCAGTCTATTATAGACAGAAATCCTCATCAG GTACAGGGAATAATCCAAGAAAAGAATGGAAAGACGGTGGCATCTGTGTTTGGAAAATGGAACGAAAGTTTGCACTATGTGAATGGAGATTTCACATCCAAAGGGAAAAGCCACGAACCTCACTCAGAAGCCCATTTGCTCTGGAAAAGAAGCAACCCCCCAAAGTTCCCCACACGTTATAGCTTGACACGCTTTGCCATAGTACTGAATGAACTTACGCTAGGGCTGAAG GAAAAGCTTCCCCCTACGGACTCAAGACTAAGACCTGATCAAAGATGCTTGGAAAATGGGGAGTATGAAATGGCGAATGCTGAAAAACTGCGTCTAGAGCAACGTCAACGACAG GCGTGGAAAATGCAAGAGAGGGGTTGGAAAGCTCGGTGGTTTGCGAAAGACAGAGAATCTGATACATACCGTTACGTTGGCGGCTATTGGGAAGCAAAGGAACAAGGCAACTGGGAATCCTGCCCTGATATTTTTGGCCAAATCCCAGCGGATCAAAGCTTAGATTTCGagtaa